The stretch of DNA TTACGTTTTATTCCACGATGGAGAAAAAGGAAATGAAAGCCTTGGAAAGTAAATCGCTTCTCGCAGCCATCTACTATTTGGAACAAGACGAATTATCTTCTACTGAACATGAAAATATTAAAAGTCAATTATTAAAAACGATTTCTCGTAAGAATATTGCCATTTATAGCATCAACGATCAAAAAGTAAATGGAGAAATGCAGCAAGATACAAGCATTTCTGACGAATTTTTGAGTTTAGTTCGCCAAGAGAAAGAAGCTGCCTTTCAAACCGATGATTATTTTTACCATGGGCTATTTTACACCGATAACCAAGGGGATTTTGTCGTGATTGCTCGCGAACCCAAAAGCGATTTCAACGACCAAATGCATTCCTTATTGCAAATTATCACCTTTGTTTCTCTTTTAGGTTTGGCTATTATTTTTGTTTTCTCTCAATATTTAGGCTACATCGCCTATCAACCCATCACGCATTTTATCGCCCAAATTAAAAATAGAAATGGTATCAATTTCAATGAACCTATCGTCCTTAAAGATTCCTACACAGAGATTAAAGAATTAACCACGACGTACAATACCTTTATCAATCAATTGGCACAAATGTTTCACGTGCAGAAAAATTTCATCGACTACGTTTCTCACGAATTACGTACACCCATTACCGCATTAATGGGAACTTTAGAAGTGACCAAACAAAAAGCAAGAACTCCTGAGGAATATCAAGATGCTTTACAACAATTGAAACAATATACTATCGATTTACAAGAAACCATTGATCAGATGATGTTACTTTCGGGCGCGAAAACCAATTTCGAATTATCACCCATTCGCATCGACGAAGTTATTTGGGAAATTATCGAGAATCAGATTGTTTATCATCAAGCCGATATTAAAGTAGATTTGGATGTAGCCAACGACCAATTACTAACTGTAAATGGAAACAACCAATT from Faecalibacter sp. LW9 encodes:
- a CDS encoding HAMP domain-containing sensor histidine kinase, with the protein product MKLRNRLSIYAVLIFSIIILTVSAIVYFTFYSTMEKKEMKALESKSLLAAIYYLEQDELSSTEHENIKSQLLKTISRKNIAIYSINDQKVNGEMQQDTSISDEFLSLVRQEKEAAFQTDDYFYHGLFYTDNQGDFVVIAREPKSDFNDQMHSLLQIITFVSLLGLAIIFVFSQYLGYIAYQPITHFIAQIKNRNGINFNEPIVLKDSYTEIKELTTTYNTFINQLAQMFHVQKNFIDYVSHELRTPITALMGTLEVTKQKARTPEEYQDALQQLKQYTIDLQETIDQMMLLSGAKTNFELSPIRIDEVIWEIIENQIVYHQADIKVDLDVANDQLLTVNGNNQLLNVAIGNLISNAIKYSDNQQIQIQFTTAENRLILLIKDTGIGIDANDLPNIRQNFFRGKNTANYQGKGIGLSMADIIFKIHHIDLEILANQPKGTIMRLTF